The following are encoded in a window of Sulfitobacter sp. S190 genomic DNA:
- a CDS encoding ABC transporter substrate-binding protein translates to MKYTVKAAALSATILGGAVAAHADEVNFLCYQDSNECDVIAGMLDGFTDATGHTVKMDVVGYDVVRDQLENQLQTGSAPDVARVTNLGGLNQYYLDLSDYVDTAAWEENYGATLPWFRKPGGEDDGVYGWMTQLTVTGPYVNVSMFEDAGVDMPGDGATWDEWAAALMEVKEALGLTAGLAMDRTAHRMAGPAFAYGAKFFDDNGDPILVDEGFRNFAETFVKWHESGLMPAEGWPAGSGTSYRNAAPLFLSGDVAMHMSGSWMINSYAKDITDFDWKAVPVPCGPGGCGAMPGGAAIVAFESTDVPEAAAQFIDYLAADEQAAAFASQTRNIPAHQGLQASGVDYGDASPAVAQALQVFAGNASKAAETTPQAFTFQGYAKNFVIYGVVPDYMTQAITGEISLDDALTAIDADVAAQIAE, encoded by the coding sequence ATGAAATACACGGTAAAAGCAGCGGCCCTGTCCGCGACCATTCTGGGTGGCGCGGTTGCAGCGCACGCGGACGAGGTGAATTTCCTGTGCTATCAGGACAGCAACGAATGTGACGTGATCGCGGGCATGCTCGACGGTTTCACCGACGCCACGGGCCACACGGTCAAGATGGATGTCGTCGGCTATGATGTTGTACGCGACCAGCTGGAAAACCAGTTGCAGACCGGCTCCGCCCCTGACGTGGCGCGTGTCACGAACCTCGGTGGCCTGAACCAGTACTATCTGGACCTGTCCGACTACGTCGACACCGCCGCTTGGGAAGAAAACTATGGCGCGACCCTGCCGTGGTTCCGCAAACCCGGCGGCGAAGACGATGGCGTTTATGGCTGGATGACACAGCTGACCGTGACCGGCCCCTACGTGAACGTATCGATGTTCGAAGATGCGGGCGTCGACATGCCCGGTGACGGCGCCACATGGGATGAATGGGCCGCGGCCCTGATGGAGGTCAAAGAGGCGTTGGGCCTCACTGCGGGGCTGGCGATGGACCGCACGGCACACCGCATGGCGGGTCCGGCATTTGCCTATGGCGCCAAATTCTTTGACGATAACGGCGATCCGATCCTCGTGGACGAAGGTTTCCGCAATTTCGCCGAGACCTTCGTCAAATGGCACGAATCCGGCCTGATGCCCGCCGAAGGCTGGCCTGCGGGGTCCGGCACCAGCTACCGCAACGCGGCACCGCTGTTCCTGTCGGGTGACGTGGCGATGCACATGTCGGGCAGCTGGATGATCAACAGCTACGCCAAGGACATCACCGATTTCGACTGGAAAGCGGTTCCCGTTCCGTGCGGTCCCGGCGGCTGCGGCGCAATGCCCGGCGGTGCGGCAATCGTCGCCTTCGAAAGCACCGATGTGCCAGAAGCGGCGGCACAGTTCATCGACTACCTTGCGGCAGACGAGCAGGCAGCGGCCTTTGCGTCCCAGACGCGCAACATCCCTGCGCACCAGGGCCTGCAAGCCAGCGGTGTAGATTACGGTGATGCGTCTCCTGCCGTCGCGCAGGCACTGCAGGTCTTTGCGGGCAACGCGTCCAAGGCCGCGGAAACCACGCCACAGGCATTCACCTTCCAGGGCTATGCCAAGAACTTCGTCATCTATGGCGTCGTCCCCGACTACATGACCCAAGCCATCACCGGTGAGATTTCGCTGGATGACGCGCTGACGGCCATCGACGCGGACGTCGCGGCACAGATCGCCGAATAA
- a CDS encoding carbohydrate ABC transporter permease, giving the protein MLDALYNAFGTSGWPYAVLIYLAIGWVLVRPTGGIGGQLMSALGWPIEMVQRVAGATGLPYLFLIPNMLVFGLFTFAPFFINIGFSVTEGQSINFESREWAGADNLDRLLAETSIDTGLENREDDKFLAAVADTFVFVIFQVPIMIFFALCTALALNRDIVGRGFWRSIFFYPVMLSPVVVGFLWTLILKRQGVLSLTLMNWGWIDEPIQWLTDPSWTMFWSVFVYTWAHLGFYMLILLAGLQAIPKDLYEAARMDGTSEFRMLRRITIPLLMPTLLVVTVLSLVKAFQAFEELYAMNVRWISLVGYIFETSGLRGQPTANGLGVAAMASLIVAVVLVILSLLQVWLSSREGKQ; this is encoded by the coding sequence ATGCTTGATGCACTTTACAATGCCTTCGGCACCTCCGGCTGGCCCTACGCCGTCCTGATTTATCTTGCGATCGGCTGGGTTCTTGTACGCCCCACGGGGGGTATCGGTGGGCAGCTGATGTCGGCACTTGGCTGGCCTATCGAGATGGTACAGCGGGTGGCAGGGGCCACCGGACTGCCCTATCTCTTTCTCATCCCGAACATGCTCGTCTTTGGCCTGTTCACCTTTGCACCCTTCTTCATCAACATCGGCTTTTCGGTGACCGAAGGGCAGTCGATCAACTTTGAATCGCGCGAATGGGCCGGGGCCGACAATCTGGACCGATTGCTGGCGGAGACGTCGATCGATACCGGCCTCGAAAACCGCGAGGACGACAAGTTTCTGGCCGCCGTGGCCGACACGTTCGTGTTCGTCATCTTTCAGGTGCCGATCATGATCTTTTTCGCGCTGTGCACCGCTTTGGCGCTCAACCGGGACATTGTCGGGCGCGGGTTCTGGCGGTCCATCTTTTTCTATCCCGTGATGTTGTCGCCCGTCGTTGTCGGCTTCCTCTGGACGCTGATCCTGAAGCGTCAGGGCGTGCTGAGCCTGACCCTGATGAACTGGGGCTGGATCGATGAGCCGATCCAGTGGCTGACAGATCCCAGCTGGACCATGTTCTGGTCGGTCTTCGTCTATACATGGGCGCATCTGGGGTTCTACATGCTGATCCTGCTCGCGGGGCTGCAGGCGATCCCCAAAGACCTGTACGAGGCTGCGCGCATGGACGGCACCTCCGAATTCCGCATGCTGCGCCGCATCACCATCCCCTTGCTGATGCCGACGCTGCTGGTTGTGACCGTCCTCAGCCTTGTCAAAGCGTTTCAGGCCTTCGAGGAGCTCTACGCCATGAACGTGCGGTGGATATCGCTGGTTGGCTATATCTTTGAAACCTCGGGGCTGCGTGGGCAGCCGACGGCCAACGGGCTGGGCGTGGCGGCGATGGCGTCGCTGATCGTCGCGGTCGTTCTAGTGATCCTGTCACTGTTGCAGGTGTGGCTATCGTCGCGAGAGGGCAAGCAATGA
- a CDS encoding flavin reductase family protein has protein sequence MMTMQSPIVPFDTRSFRDSLGKFTTGVTLVTTQSDKGDMGILVNSFASVSLKPPLVLWSIDKSSKRRAAFEAAERTAIHILADAQRNDCMGFTKDAFGFGGLTLADNPGGPPLVEGCLTRFECEPYATYEAGDHIIFISRVVNLTTRDASPMVFFNGAFGTLSTADDQ, from the coding sequence ATGATGACCATGCAGAGCCCGATTGTGCCCTTTGATACCCGCAGCTTCCGCGACAGCCTTGGCAAATTCACCACCGGTGTGACCCTGGTGACGACCCAGTCCGACAAAGGCGATATGGGCATACTGGTCAACAGTTTTGCCAGCGTTTCGCTGAAGCCGCCGCTTGTTCTGTGGTCGATCGACAAATCCTCGAAGCGCCGCGCGGCATTTGAGGCGGCCGAGCGTACCGCGATCCACATCCTTGCTGATGCGCAGCGTAACGATTGCATGGGTTTCACCAAGGACGCCTTTGGGTTCGGGGGCCTGACACTGGCCGACAACCCCGGCGGCCCGCCGCTCGTCGAGGGATGCCTGACGCGGTTCGAGTGCGAACCTTACGCCACGTATGAAGCGGGCGATCATATCATTTTCATTTCCCGCGTGGTTAATCTGACCACGCGTGATGCCAGTCCGATGGTGTTTTTCAACGGCGCCTTCGGCACGCTTTCAACCGCCGACGATCAATAA
- a CDS encoding ABC transporter ATP-binding protein produces the protein MADLKLHALRKSYGDVDVIHGIDMAIASGEFCVFVGPSGCGKSTLLRMIAGLESVTGGTVSIDGDVVNGVPAAQRGLAMVFQSYALYPHMSVRQNLSFGLENLSMDRAEISRRVNEAARMLQIEELMDRRPAALSGGQRQRIAIGRAVVREPKIFLFDEPLSNLDAELRVAMRAEITDLHARLGNTMIYVTHDQVEAMTMADKIAVLRKGVVEQFGRPLDLFNAPRNRFVAGFIGSPAMNFAKGIVEGRAVTLDSGAVVALPEGGFDTKPGQRVELGVRASHMDITEDGPIEMKVNTVEQLGAESYVYGSLSDHARFTLHQLGQVDVAAGTTIRLTPRAPMLHLFDLETGVSLKSGIA, from the coding sequence ATGGCCGATCTGAAACTGCACGCGCTGCGAAAATCCTACGGCGATGTGGATGTGATCCACGGGATCGACATGGCCATCGCATCGGGCGAGTTCTGTGTTTTCGTGGGGCCGTCCGGCTGTGGCAAATCCACCCTGTTGCGGATGATCGCGGGTTTGGAAAGCGTCACGGGCGGCACGGTCAGCATTGATGGCGATGTGGTCAATGGCGTGCCTGCCGCACAGCGGGGGCTGGCAATGGTGTTCCAGTCCTATGCCCTTTATCCGCATATGTCCGTGCGCCAGAACCTGTCATTTGGCCTGGAAAACCTGTCGATGGACCGTGCCGAGATCAGCCGCCGCGTCAATGAGGCCGCGCGGATGTTGCAGATCGAAGAGCTGATGGACCGTCGCCCCGCCGCCTTGTCCGGAGGGCAAAGGCAGCGCATCGCGATTGGCCGCGCCGTGGTGCGGGAGCCCAAGATTTTCCTGTTCGACGAACCGCTGTCGAACCTTGACGCCGAATTGCGCGTGGCGATGCGCGCAGAAATCACCGATCTGCATGCCCGCCTCGGAAACACCATGATCTATGTCACGCATGATCAGGTCGAAGCGATGACGATGGCCGACAAGATCGCGGTCTTGCGCAAGGGGGTTGTTGAACAATTCGGCCGGCCCCTCGATCTGTTCAACGCGCCGCGCAACCGGTTTGTGGCGGGCTTCATCGGCTCTCCTGCAATGAATTTTGCGAAGGGGATCGTGGAGGGTCGTGCGGTCACGCTCGACAGCGGTGCGGTCGTGGCGTTGCCCGAAGGTGGCTTTGACACCAAGCCCGGACAGCGGGTCGAACTGGGCGTACGCGCCAGCCACATGGACATAACCGAGGACGGCCCGATCGAGATGAAGGTAAATACCGTCGAGCAGTTGGGGGCGGAAAGCTATGTCTACGGCAGCTTGTCGGATCACGCGCGCTTTACCCTGCACCAGCTGGGACAGGTTGATGTCGCGGCAGGGACGACAATCCGTCTGACCCCGCGTGCACCGATGCTGCACCTGTTCGATCTGGAAACAGGCGTCTCGCTCAAATCAGGTATCGCTTGA
- a CDS encoding carbohydrate ABC transporter permease, with product MTAVRDFLTRTHGRGRLSWVDWVTYAYLIFGFLIIFLPVSWIALNSVKSSFQLEKQDLALLPSDFVRVARATVYGPDGREIFIMPDQPDWVLNWDDLSAEERAAQDVEGYLATLTGRGFYAMRSHLGQVPALVRDVIARENLPDWLLRYPSMNAAARAERDVAGVLAPLDPEDRRLLSEFLGIDPFEPNRLVTQILVTAPDPETGEMTEWAAPSFDPNREIFPARRVDNSSDEVVRVPTEGASAERVVDASWGNYFEPLTGRAFGVNVDFASCFTNSVLVTVIATLLTLLINSMAAFALSKYVFRGQAFFFIAILATLMVPPTITLVGVFKAINATGLSGSIWGVIIPGAATPAGVFLLRQYMLTIPDELIEAARMDAASEWKIYWRIILPLALPALAALGILSVIWRWNDLILPMVAIATTKEAYTIQLCLLEFRGEHLSQEHYRLAMTVVSLIPTTLVFVFLQKYITTGIANTGGK from the coding sequence ATGACCGCCGTGCGCGATTTCCTGACGCGTACCCACGGGCGCGGGCGGCTCAGCTGGGTCGACTGGGTGACTTACGCCTATCTGATTTTCGGATTTCTCATCATCTTCCTGCCGGTAAGCTGGATTGCGCTGAATTCGGTCAAGTCGTCGTTCCAGCTTGAAAAGCAGGATCTGGCATTGCTGCCATCGGACTTCGTGCGCGTGGCGCGTGCCACGGTCTACGGGCCCGACGGGCGCGAGATTTTCATCATGCCCGATCAGCCCGACTGGGTGCTCAACTGGGATGATCTGAGTGCCGAAGAACGCGCCGCGCAAGACGTCGAAGGATACCTCGCAACGCTGACGGGGCGCGGATTTTACGCGATGCGCTCACATCTGGGACAGGTGCCTGCACTGGTGCGGGATGTGATTGCCCGTGAAAACCTGCCCGACTGGTTGCTGCGGTATCCGTCGATGAACGCGGCAGCCCGCGCCGAGCGGGATGTGGCAGGGGTGTTGGCCCCGCTTGACCCCGAAGACCGCCGGCTCCTGTCCGAGTTTCTGGGCATCGATCCATTCGAGCCGAACCGGCTGGTGACCCAAATCCTTGTCACCGCGCCCGATCCCGAGACCGGAGAGATGACCGAATGGGCCGCCCCGTCCTTTGATCCCAACCGCGAGATTTTTCCGGCCCGCCGTGTCGACAATTCAAGCGATGAAGTCGTGCGCGTGCCCACCGAGGGGGCCAGCGCAGAGCGGGTGGTGGATGCATCCTGGGGCAACTACTTCGAACCGCTCACGGGCCGTGCGTTCGGCGTAAACGTCGATTTCGCGTCGTGTTTCACAAACTCGGTTCTGGTCACTGTGATCGCGACACTTCTCACTTTGCTCATAAACTCAATGGCAGCATTTGCCTTGTCGAAATACGTCTTCAGGGGGCAGGCATTTTTCTTCATCGCGATCCTTGCCACGCTGATGGTGCCGCCCACCATCACGCTGGTCGGTGTGTTCAAGGCGATCAATGCGACAGGTCTGTCAGGCTCCATCTGGGGGGTGATCATTCCGGGCGCTGCAACACCTGCGGGCGTTTTCCTGCTGCGGCAGTACATGCTGACGATTCCGGATGAATTGATCGAAGCGGCCCGAATGGATGCGGCTTCTGAGTGGAAAATCTACTGGCGGATCATCCTGCCGCTTGCGCTGCCTGCGCTTGCGGCGCTGGGCATCCTGTCTGTCATCTGGCGGTGGAACGATCTGATCCTGCCGATGGTTGCCATCGCCACCACCAAAGAGGCCTATACCATCCAGTTGTGCCTGCTGGAATTCCGTGGCGAACATCTGAGCCAGGAACATTATCGGCTGGCCATGACTGTCGTCAGCCTCATTCCGACCACGCTGGTTTTCGTGTTTCTCCAGAAATACATCACCACCGGCATCGCCAACACAGGGGGCAAATGA
- a CDS encoding aldo/keto reductase family oxidoreductase has protein sequence MERVTLADDLSFSRIVYGMWRLGDDSDTSQAHVQAKIEGCLAQGITTMDQADIYGGYEAEEILGQTLKAAPGLRDQIEIVTKCDIVAPMGRYADARVKHYDTSRAHIMASVDHSLRLMNIDTIDTLLIHRPDPFMDQSETGAALDDVIASGKVRSVGVSNFKLHDWTLLQSAMKNKLVTNQIEMSLTANAAFTNGDLAYLQERGIAAMAWSPLGGGSLFDAANKGLHDTLADVGAEAGVGADAVAVAWLLAHPAGIVPVMGTNNLDRIGKLSDALKVRMDRQTWFALYEAANGQEVP, from the coding sequence ATGGAGCGCGTGACGCTTGCCGATGATCTGTCCTTCAGCCGGATCGTCTATGGCATGTGGCGGCTGGGCGATGACAGCGATACATCGCAGGCCCATGTGCAAGCCAAGATCGAAGGCTGTCTGGCACAGGGCATCACCACCATGGATCAGGCCGACATCTATGGCGGCTACGAGGCCGAGGAAATTCTGGGCCAGACGCTGAAGGCTGCGCCCGGATTGCGCGACCAGATCGAGATCGTGACCAAATGCGATATCGTCGCACCGATGGGCCGCTATGCAGATGCGCGCGTCAAACACTACGATACCAGCCGCGCGCATATCATGGCGTCTGTCGATCATTCGCTGCGTCTCATGAATATCGACACGATCGATACGCTGCTCATTCACCGGCCCGATCCTTTCATGGACCAATCCGAAACCGGTGCGGCGCTGGACGATGTCATCGCTTCGGGCAAAGTGCGCAGCGTTGGTGTGTCGAACTTCAAGCTGCACGACTGGACCCTGTTGCAATCGGCGATGAAGAACAAACTGGTCACCAACCAGATCGAAATGTCACTCACGGCCAATGCGGCATTTACGAACGGCGATCTCGCCTATTTGCAGGAACGTGGCATTGCGGCGATGGCATGGTCCCCCTTGGGCGGGGGCTCGCTGTTTGATGCGGCCAACAAGGGGCTGCACGACACATTGGCGGACGTTGGCGCCGAGGCAGGCGTTGGCGCCGATGCCGTTGCGGTGGCGTGGCTGTTGGCGCACCCTGCCGGGATCGTACCGGTCATGGGCACGAATAATCTCGATCGTATCGGCAAGCTGTCCGACGCGCTGAAAGTGCGGATGGACCGCCAGACGTGGTTTGCGCTTTACGAAGCGGCGAATGGGCAAGAGGTGCCATGA
- the iolG gene encoding inositol 2-dehydrogenase yields the protein MKLAILGCGRIGQVHARSLSRLDGARLVAVSDAIPAAAEKLATATGAKLMSSDAIIADDMIDAVIICTPTDTHYDLIHASARAGKAIFCEKPVDMSADRIRSCIDVVEENSVAFLTAFNRRFDPNFAALQARIAAGDIGSVEIVTILSRDPSPPPVSYIQSSGGIFRDMMIHDFDMARFLLGEEPVQVFAVGAALVDPAIGAAGDVDTAAVTLTTASGRICQISNSRRASYGYDQRVEVHGEKGMLRAENVLENHVELATAHGFARAPTLNFFLERYEAAYLREMAHFVQAVHDGKAPSPGIADGLRAQVLADAAAKSLSTGQPVQV from the coding sequence ATGAAACTCGCCATCCTCGGATGCGGCCGTATCGGTCAGGTCCACGCCCGCTCTCTCTCGCGGCTCGACGGGGCCCGTCTCGTTGCTGTGAGCGACGCAATTCCCGCCGCCGCAGAAAAACTCGCTACCGCCACAGGCGCCAAGTTAATGTCGTCCGACGCCATCATCGCGGACGACATGATCGACGCTGTCATCATCTGCACGCCGACGGACACACACTATGATCTGATCCATGCAAGCGCGCGGGCCGGCAAAGCGATTTTCTGCGAAAAGCCGGTCGATATGTCGGCGGATCGCATCCGAAGCTGCATCGACGTCGTAGAAGAAAACAGTGTTGCCTTCCTGACCGCATTCAACCGTCGCTTTGATCCGAATTTCGCGGCCCTTCAGGCCCGCATCGCTGCCGGAGACATCGGCAGCGTCGAAATTGTCACGATCCTGTCGCGCGACCCCTCCCCGCCGCCGGTGTCCTACATCCAAAGCTCGGGTGGCATCTTTCGCGACATGATGATCCATGACTTCGACATGGCGCGTTTCCTGTTGGGCGAAGAACCCGTGCAGGTTTTTGCCGTGGGGGCCGCGCTGGTGGATCCGGCGATCGGTGCAGCAGGCGATGTGGACACGGCCGCGGTAACGCTCACAACCGCCAGCGGCCGCATCTGCCAGATTTCGAATTCGCGGCGCGCCAGCTACGGCTACGACCAGCGCGTGGAAGTCCACGGCGAAAAAGGCATGCTACGCGCGGAGAATGTGCTGGAAAATCACGTGGAACTTGCAACTGCGCATGGCTTTGCCCGTGCGCCCACACTCAATTTCTTTCTGGAACGGTACGAAGCCGCCTATCTGCGCGAAATGGCCCATTTCGTGCAGGCCGTTCACGACGGCAAAGCACCCAGCCCGGGGATCGCGGACGGTCTGCGCGCACAGGTTCTGGCGGATGCAGCGGCAAAATCCTTGTCGACAGGACAACCGGTTCAGGTCTGA
- a CDS encoding LLM class flavin-dependent oxidoreductase — MSIVPITSADLDAAEVSWFSALCSDDYQYLGVPDGALRSSWDHCSEIVKRSEANGFRNILCPSSYQVGQDTLSFVAGCAPITDKINLLAAVRCGEMQPIMLARTIATLDHMLEGRLTINIISSDFPGQKEPSPYRYRRSREVVEILRQAWTRDEINFEGDIYNFQGLTTDPVKPYQQNGGPLMYFGGYSPDAVDLCAEHCDVYLMWPETKDELAGRMKTVAAKAEEYGRTLDYGLRVHMIVRDTEAEAREYARELVSKLDDGQGDAIRNRALDAGSLGVSKQARNRELADMDGFIEPHLWTGVGRARSGCGAALVGSADQVLSEIENYKKMGMRSFIFSGYPHLDECDYVGKLVLPELKTCSLPHAYGRVPASTPATPLGTGERR, encoded by the coding sequence ATGAGCATCGTTCCCATCACCTCTGCCGATCTGGATGCCGCTGAAGTTTCGTGGTTTTCCGCGCTGTGTTCGGATGATTACCAGTATCTCGGTGTGCCCGATGGTGCGCTGCGGTCAAGCTGGGATCATTGCTCCGAGATCGTGAAGCGGTCGGAGGCAAACGGGTTTCGCAACATCCTGTGTCCCTCGTCCTATCAGGTGGGGCAGGATACGCTGTCTTTCGTGGCGGGTTGTGCGCCGATCACGGACAAGATCAACCTGCTGGCGGCCGTGCGCTGTGGCGAAATGCAACCCATCATGCTGGCGCGCACCATTGCAACGCTGGATCACATGCTGGAGGGGCGGCTGACGATCAACATCATTTCCTCCGATTTTCCGGGGCAGAAGGAACCGTCACCCTACCGCTACCGCCGGTCGCGCGAGGTGGTCGAGATCTTGCGGCAGGCCTGGACGCGCGATGAAATCAATTTCGAGGGCGATATTTACAATTTTCAGGGTCTGACCACCGATCCGGTCAAGCCGTACCAGCAAAACGGCGGCCCGCTGATGTATTTCGGCGGCTACAGCCCCGATGCCGTCGACCTGTGCGCCGAGCATTGCGACGTCTATTTGATGTGGCCCGAAACCAAGGATGAGCTGGCCGGGCGCATGAAGACCGTGGCGGCCAAGGCCGAGGAATACGGCCGCACGCTGGACTACGGGCTGCGGGTGCACATGATCGTGCGCGATACCGAAGCCGAGGCGCGGGAATACGCCCGGGAACTGGTGTCCAAGCTGGACGACGGGCAGGGCGATGCGATCCGCAACCGCGCGCTGGACGCGGGATCGCTGGGCGTGTCGAAACAGGCCCGCAACCGTGAACTGGCGGATATGGACGGCTTTATCGAGCCGCACCTGTGGACCGGCGTGGGGCGGGCGCGGTCGGGCTGTGGGGCGGCATTGGTCGGCTCTGCCGATCAGGTGCTGAGCGAAATTGAAAATTACAAGAAAATGGGGATGCGGTCGTTTATCTTCTCGGGGTATCCGCATCTGGACGAATGTGATTATGTCGGCAAACTGGTGCTGCCAGAGCTCAAGACATGTTCATTGCCCCACGCATATGGCCGCGTCCCGGCCAGCACACCTGCAACACCTCTCGGAACCGGAGAACGCCGCTAA
- a CDS encoding 5-deoxy-glucuronate isomerase — protein MHIAPHDNNNKPIVDADDPTVPLNYFNIVKLKAGEAFEYQVPGYETCIVPATGTVDVSVEGVTFDALGNRGSDVWDGEPEGVYVPVGAKVTMVATRDTETFIAGAKYDKVLDPFDVRVGGIDKVQYGSDDTKTHRKIKHILGQQQHDKVGRLLVSELFTVGQGGWSGFPAHKHDTDRTDDAGNIIETRHDETYNFRFRPNHGSGVQILQREEGKPGDAYQLMDGSTIMIDTGYHPCAVMPGYEMYYFTILGGLSQRSLVQFFQPTHAYQVETIPGIKDMVAKFK, from the coding sequence ATGCACATCGCCCCACACGACAATAACAATAAACCGATTGTGGATGCCGACGACCCGACGGTGCCCCTCAACTACTTCAACATCGTCAAATTGAAAGCGGGCGAAGCATTCGAGTATCAGGTGCCGGGATACGAGACCTGCATTGTGCCCGCCACCGGCACCGTCGATGTGTCCGTCGAAGGCGTGACCTTCGATGCGCTGGGGAACCGTGGCTCGGACGTCTGGGACGGGGAGCCCGAGGGCGTCTATGTACCGGTCGGCGCCAAAGTGACCATGGTTGCCACCCGCGATACCGAAACGTTCATTGCAGGTGCGAAATATGACAAGGTCCTCGATCCCTTCGATGTCCGTGTCGGCGGTATCGACAAGGTCCAATATGGATCGGACGACACAAAAACCCACCGCAAAATCAAACACATCCTTGGCCAGCAGCAGCACGACAAGGTGGGCCGCCTGCTGGTGTCGGAGCTCTTCACCGTCGGTCAGGGCGGCTGGTCCGGTTTTCCCGCGCACAAGCATGACACCGACCGCACCGATGATGCCGGCAACATTATCGAAACACGCCACGATGAAACCTACAATTTCCGGTTCCGCCCGAACCACGGGTCTGGCGTCCAGATACTGCAGCGTGAAGAAGGCAAACCCGGCGACGCCTATCAATTGATGGACGGCTCGACCATCATGATCGATACAGGCTACCACCCCTGCGCCGTGATGCCGGGGTACGAGATGTACTATTTCACGATCCTGGGCGGCCTCAGCCAGCGCAGCCTGGTCCAGTTTTTCCAACCGACCCATGCCTATCAGGTCGAAACGATCCCCGGCATCAAAGACATGGTCGCAAAGTTCAAATAA
- a CDS encoding class II fructose-bisphosphate aldolase: MPLATLAEVLTPALSRKYAVAGLVTLGWEDMRAYVAAAQSLGCPVILQAGPSCRAHTPLAVLGAMFRHLAAEADVPVVAHLDHGYTFEDCQRALDAGFTSLMYDGSRKPLAQNIEETARIAQMAHAAGISCEGEIGFVGYADGEDSAGTDPAQAARFARETGVDAMAISVGNVHLQQDKQGGLDIDRIRAIEAVTQVPLVIHGGSGVPVAQRHTLATTSNICKFNIGTELRMAFGSALRAAVAADPDRFDRVAILQDTHAPMVAAARTVLEAFEAPAKENA; encoded by the coding sequence ATGCCACTTGCCACACTCGCCGAGGTGCTCACCCCCGCACTCTCCCGCAAATACGCGGTTGCGGGGCTCGTGACGCTGGGCTGGGAAGACATGCGCGCCTATGTTGCGGCGGCCCAATCGCTTGGCTGCCCCGTCATCCTGCAGGCCGGCCCCTCGTGTCGCGCCCACACCCCGCTTGCCGTATTGGGCGCGATGTTCCGGCACCTTGCGGCAGAGGCGGATGTGCCTGTGGTGGCGCATCTTGATCACGGCTACACCTTCGAGGACTGCCAGCGCGCGCTCGACGCGGGCTTTACCTCGCTGATGTACGATGGCTCGCGCAAACCGCTCGCACAGAATATCGAGGAGACCGCCCGGATCGCTCAGATGGCCCATGCCGCGGGCATCTCCTGTGAAGGGGAAATCGGGTTTGTCGGCTACGCAGACGGCGAAGACAGTGCGGGCACCGACCCCGCGCAGGCGGCCCGTTTTGCCCGCGAGACGGGCGTTGACGCGATGGCGATCTCGGTCGGGAACGTGCATCTGCAACAGGACAAGCAAGGCGGTCTCGACATCGATCGCATCCGCGCCATCGAAGCGGTGACGCAGGTGCCGCTGGTCATCCACGGTGGATCAGGCGTGCCGGTCGCACAGCGCCATACGCTCGCGACCACCTCCAATATCTGCAAGTTCAACATCGGCACCGAATTGCGCATGGCCTTCGGCTCCGCCCTACGAGCCGCAGTCGCCGCTGATCCCGACAGGTTCGACAGGGTCGCGATCCTGCAGGACACCCACGCGCCGATGGTCGCCGCCGCCCGAACCGTTCTCGAAGCTTTCGAAGCCCCCGCAAAGGAAAACGCATGA